One window from the genome of Brachionichthys hirsutus isolate HB-005 chromosome 19, CSIRO-AGI_Bhir_v1, whole genome shotgun sequence encodes:
- the morn3 gene encoding MORN repeat-containing protein 3, with translation MSLIKLSKKKPATSSDSKSQSVRLHAVYSPDGNEYRGEWKDKKKHGKGIQVFKKSGAIYDGEWEHGKPDGFGTYSVLLPGTKQHVIKYRGLWTKGKKHGNGTFYYDNSSFYEGEWNENNRSGWGEMHYESGDIYEGEWENDKRHGQGALQFVDGNWYEGFWRDGKKNGAGKFYHSDKGQLYEGVWEDGNAKCGTMSDFKRDEARTPTKHPIPELHLVDGEMVLREAQSPYLDQC, from the exons ATGTCACTTAttaaactgtcaaaaaaaaagccGGCGACATCCTCAGACAGCAAATCGCAGAGCGTACGACTGCACGCCGTTTATTCACCCGATGGAAACGAATACCGCGGAGAGTGGAAGGACAAGAAGAAGCACG ggaAGGGGATTCAGGTTTTTAAGAAGTCTGGTGCCATTTACGATGGAGAGTGGGAACATGGAAAACCGGACGGGTTCGGCACCTACAGCGTGCTGCTCCCGGGCACGAAGCAACACGTAATCAAGTACCGCGGCCTTTGGACGAAGGGAAAGAAGCAC GGTAACGGGACATTCTATTACGATAACTCGTCATTTTATGAGGGGGAGTGGAATGAGAATAACCGGAGCGGCTGGGGGGAAATGCATTACGAGAGTGGAGACATCTACGAGGGCGAGTGGGAGAATGATAAAAGGCACGGACAGGGCGCCCTTCAGTTTG TGGATGGAAACTGGTACGAAGGCTTCTGGCGAGACGGGAAGAAGAACGGCGCCGGAAAGTTCTACCATTCCGACAAAGGCCAGCTTTACGAAGGCGTTTGGGAGGATGGAAACGCAAAATGCGGGACCATGTCTGATTTCAAGAGAGACGAAGCGAGAACACCAACCAAACACCCGATCCCAGAG CTGCACCTGGTGGACGGGGAGATGGTTTTAAGGGAAGCCCAGTCACCCTACCTCGATCAGTGTTGA
- the orai1b gene encoding calcium release-activated calcium channel protein 1, whose product MSLNEHSLQALSWRKLYLSRAKLKASSRTSALLSGFAMVAMVEVQLDNSYPYPPALLIAFSACTTVLVAVHLFALMVSTCILPNIEAVSNVHNINSVQESPHERMHRHIELAWAFSTVIGTLLFLAEVVLLCWVKFLPIKQTNKSSNETMSPGVAAAITSTSIMVPFGLVFIVFAVHFYRSLVSHKTDRQFQELEELSNLTRLQNELDNRGEPSILPSPSSHFP is encoded by the exons ATGAGCCTGAACGAGCATTCCCTGCAGGCGCTGTCCTGGAGGAAGCTCTATCTGAGCCGGGCTAAACTCAAGGCTTCCAGCCGCACGTCGGCCCTGCTTTCCGGCTTCGCTATG GTGGCCATGGTGGAGGTGCAGCTGGACAACAGCTACCCGTACCCGCCGGCTCTCCTCATCGCCTTCAGCGCGTGCACGACCGTGCTGGTCGCCGTGCACCTGTTCGCGCTGATGGTCAGCACCTGCATTCTGCCGAACATCGAAGCCGTCAGCAACGTGCACAACATCAACTCGGTGCAGGAGTCCCCCCACGAGAGGATGCACCGGCACATCGAGCTGGCGTGGGCCTTCTCCACGGTGATCGGGACCCTGCTCTTCCTGGCCGAGGTGGTTCTGCTCTGCTGGGTCAAGTTTCTGCCcatcaagcaaacaaacaagtccAGCAACGAGACGATGTCGCCCGGCGTGGCGGCCGccatcacctccacctccatcatGGTGCCCTTCGGTCTGGTGTTCATCGTCTTCGCTGTGCATTTCTACCGCTCCTTGGTCAGCCACAAGACTGACAGGCAGtttcaggagctggaggagttGTCTAATCTCACCAGATTACAGAATGAGCTGGACAACAGGGGGGAGCCGTCAATCCTGCCGTCTCCGAGCTCGCATTTCCCGTAG